One stretch of Armigeres subalbatus isolate Guangzhou_Male chromosome 2, GZ_Asu_2, whole genome shotgun sequence DNA includes these proteins:
- the LOC134211043 gene encoding uncharacterized protein LOC134211043 — MRKYQQLALVLISISCVAILLVYKSENNRLKYVLEVVNIFGRSDTASLIRIDNSSRYHAVPYDFDSPLPVWQRVGGDVYVYSAYWQKNDLEAGGTVVSLAVGLEQAVVNFKCQVQHGGKDVVPGKFLFIRLDNPTGSVATPNGEVSVIYKFLCKVKRDFGHPTEVVFTDAVHTIKRYIPLRVIESKSIPQKMTMTACVDLNNYLELDEEFRKPSAVLQYFLHHQIVGVDDFIVYNSNALDSLTTATLYNHGIKVNLLPYNFPFDLTNKHQNRQIIELDCLMRNFNAARYTFVGAINEFMYPNSRLRSSNQFLKYANKASSDVTQFSITSRTICIDDRKKIFSDNLLYDVEARSKKPFYIYRPQDYNRSGSLETVKSLSIDGNTMFVHRYVEKCVSKSDLYDWSTILNSDFLQYVNEVGKELNKLIFR; from the exons ATGCGAAAATACCAACAGCTTGCTCTGGTCCTCATCTCTATCAGCTGCGTTGCCATTCTGCTGGTGTACAAAAGTGAAAACAATCGACTGAAGTATGTACTCGAGGTGGTGAACATCTTCGGACGGAGTGATACCGCTTCGTTGATCCGGATCGACAACAGCAGCCGATACCATGCCGTGCCATATGATTTCGATAGCCCGTTGCCCGTTTGGCAGAGGGTAGGCGGAGATGTGTATGTTTATTCTGCGTATTGGCAAAAGAACGACCTAGAAGCCGGCGGGACGGTCGTGAGCTTGGCTGTGGGGTTGGAACAGGCCGTAGTGAACTTCAAGTGCCAAGTGCAGCACGGCGGCAAGGATGTGGTACCGGGAAAGTTCCTTTTCATCCGATTAGACAATCCTACCGGATCGGTCGCAACGCCTAATGGGGAGGTGTCAGTGATCTATAAGTTCCTCTGCAAGGTGAAGAGGGATTTCGGACATCCGACGGAGGTAGTTTTTACCGATGCGGTTCATACCATAAAAAG GTACATCCCATTACGAGTGATTGAAAGCAAATCAATTCCCCAAAAGATGACTATGACTGCCTGCGTTgatttgaacaactatttggaATTGGATGAGGAATTCCGCAAACCTTCTGCCGTGCTGCAATACTTCCTGCACCATCAAATCGTTGGCGTGGATGATTTCATCGTATACAACAGTAATGCACTGGATTCACTAACCACCGCTACTCTTTACAACCACGGAATCAAGGTTAACCTGCTGCCGTACAAttttcctttcgatctcaccaACAAACACCAGAACCGCCAAATTATTGAGCTGGACTGCCTGATGCGTAACTTCAACGCGGCTAGATATACATTTGTCGGTGCCATAAACGAGTTCATGTACCCGAACTCGAGACTTCGCAGCAGTAATCAATTCCTGAAGTACGCAAACAAAGCGTCGAGTGATGTTACCCAATTTTCAATTACATCCAGAACGATTTGCATCGACgacaggaaaaaaatattctcagaTAATCTGCTATATGACGTGGAGGCTCGTAGCAAAAAGCCATTCTACATTTACCGACCACAAGACTACAATCGATCCGGTTCTTTGGAAACCGTCAAATCTCTAAGCATCGACGGTAATACGATGTTCGTGCACAGGTACGTTGAGAAGTGCGTTAGCAAATCAGATCTCTACGATTGGTCAACTATTTTGAACAGTGACTTCCTGCAATATGTGAACGAAGTAGGAAAAGAATTGAACAAACTAATTTTCCGATAA